A part of Liolophura sinensis isolate JHLJ2023 chromosome 1, CUHK_Ljap_v2, whole genome shotgun sequence genomic DNA contains:
- the LOC135471421 gene encoding uncharacterized protein LOC135471421 isoform X1, whose translation MKRDQEMYPGGTKKFLYAGSSSRKSAKSEDDKWSFTGKNTGSSGKESRFDLENVWSIKNVALKKSQDKGDQLNLNVNTNFYSRHGVLKDRTDSGPSAESSYPSFASSGGEHSWTTSRRGFSYSTNQTPPTIGQGNGDRNSASSFQGPEDGPGLSDDRQPINGLRYGHSTKNSDPFRF comes from the exons ATGAAACGAGACCAGGAAATGTATCCAG GAGGCACAAAGAAGTTTCTGTATGCTGGATCATCATCAAGAAAGTCAGCCAAGTCAGAAGATGATAAGTGGTCATTCACGGGGAAAAATACAGGGTCCTCAGGCAAAG AGTCCAGATTTGACCTGGAAAATGTATGGAGCATCAAGAATGTTGCACTGAAAAAGTCCCAAGACAAAGGTGACCAGCTAAACCTGAATGTCAACACTAACTTCTACTCCAGGCATGGTGTACTGAAAG ACAGGACAGACAGCGGGCCATCAGCAGAATCTTCCTACCCCTCCTTTGCCTCATCAG GTGGAGAACACTCTTGGACAACCAGTAGGCGAGGCTTCAGTTATTCCACTAACCAGACTCCGCCCACCATTGGTCAAGGAAATGGAGACAGAAACTCCGCCTCCTCCTTCCAGGGCCCAGAAGATGGCCCAGGATTGAGCGATGATAGACAGCCTATCAATGGCTTGAGATATGGACACTCCACCAAGAATTCTGATCCGTTCCGTTTTTGA
- the LOC135471421 gene encoding uncharacterized protein LOC135471421 isoform X2, with product MKRDQEMYPGGTKKFLYAGSSSRKSAKSEDDKWSFTGKNTGSSGKESRFDLENVWSIKNVALKKSQDKGDQLNLNVNTNFYSRHGVLKGGEHSWTTSRRGFSYSTNQTPPTIGQGNGDRNSASSFQGPEDGPGLSDDRQPINGLRYGHSTKNSDPFRF from the exons ATGAAACGAGACCAGGAAATGTATCCAG GAGGCACAAAGAAGTTTCTGTATGCTGGATCATCATCAAGAAAGTCAGCCAAGTCAGAAGATGATAAGTGGTCATTCACGGGGAAAAATACAGGGTCCTCAGGCAAAG AGTCCAGATTTGACCTGGAAAATGTATGGAGCATCAAGAATGTTGCACTGAAAAAGTCCCAAGACAAAGGTGACCAGCTAAACCTGAATGTCAACACTAACTTCTACTCCAGGCATGGTGTACTGAAAG GTGGAGAACACTCTTGGACAACCAGTAGGCGAGGCTTCAGTTATTCCACTAACCAGACTCCGCCCACCATTGGTCAAGGAAATGGAGACAGAAACTCCGCCTCCTCCTTCCAGGGCCCAGAAGATGGCCCAGGATTGAGCGATGATAGACAGCCTATCAATGGCTTGAGATATGGACACTCCACCAAGAATTCTGATCCGTTCCGTTTTTGA